In a single window of the Methanocella sp. genome:
- the cmk gene encoding (d)CMP kinase gives MIVTLSGLPGSGKTSVARELIDRYGFTMISAGEQFRRLAQERGMTLEEFGALAQKESSIDIAIDRRQKELAQKCDMALVEGRLAGHTIEADLKIWLKTTPQVRARRVAKREGISIEKALADNEARELVESTRYKKFYNIDQHDWSCYDLIIDTRLWDAKGVADIISMAIDGLKNNGA, from the coding sequence ATGATCGTTACGCTTAGCGGTCTTCCCGGCTCCGGGAAGACGTCTGTCGCACGAGAGCTCATCGACAGGTATGGTTTCACCATGATATCCGCGGGCGAGCAGTTCAGAAGACTCGCCCAGGAGCGGGGCATGACGCTGGAGGAGTTCGGCGCCCTGGCCCAGAAGGAATCTTCCATCGACATAGCCATCGACCGGAGGCAGAAAGAGCTGGCGCAGAAATGCGACATGGCCCTCGTGGAGGGCCGCCTGGCCGGCCATACCATCGAAGCTGACCTCAAGATATGGCTGAAGACTACGCCCCAGGTACGTGCGCGGAGGGTCGCGAAGCGCGAGGGCATATCCATCGAGAAGGCGCTTGCGGATAACGAGGCCCGGGAGCTCGTCGAGTCGACGCGCTATAAGAAGTTCTACAATATCGACCAGCACGACTGGTCCTGCTACGACCTGATCATCGACACGCGATTGTGGGATGCGAAGGGCGTGGCGGATATCATCTCTATGGCAATTGACGGGTTGAAGAATAATGGCGCCTGA
- a CDS encoding DUF106 domain-containing protein, producing MSDNNTTETKAKKKGGIVNTIQNIILVLGFGIFIGSIFLPAWFRNTMSYYVNIIVSPINATMPFYMAVLIIALIVSVASTIIQKYTMDWDLYRRVMQRNQSYQKEYKEAQLSGNKKKLKQLEQEQLSMMSDQTEMTKQQMKPMGFIVFVSIPLFWWAYWYLQQPANIGMTMIFPLFGAVKLTDGFLLFPYWVWWSLICSMAISSMVRKALNTGTVAPS from the coding sequence ATGAGCGACAATAATACTACTGAAACGAAGGCCAAGAAAAAAGGCGGCATCGTAAACACTATCCAGAATATCATCCTGGTGCTCGGGTTCGGCATTTTCATCGGCTCTATCTTTTTGCCTGCCTGGTTCAGGAATACGATGTCCTATTACGTGAACATTATCGTATCGCCTATCAACGCTACCATGCCGTTCTACATGGCCGTGCTTATCATAGCTCTTATCGTCTCGGTCGCTTCCACGATCATACAAAAGTACACCATGGACTGGGACCTTTACCGGCGTGTCATGCAGAGGAACCAGTCGTACCAGAAGGAGTACAAGGAAGCCCAGCTTTCGGGGAATAAGAAAAAGCTCAAGCAGCTCGAGCAGGAACAGCTTAGCATGATGTCGGACCAGACGGAGATGACCAAGCAGCAGATGAAGCCTATGGGCTTCATCGTGTTCGTCTCCATCCCCCTGTTCTGGTGGGCTTACTGGTATTTACAGCAGCCGGCTAACATCGGCATGACGATGATCTTCCCGCTCTTCGGCGCGGTCAAGCTGACGGACGGGTTCCTGCTCTTCCCGTACTGGGTCTGGTGGTCGCTGATCTGCTCGATGGCCATTAGCTCCATGGTCAGGAAAGCCCTTAACACAGGTACCGTGGCCCCATCATGA